The Ipomoea triloba cultivar NCNSP0323 chromosome 4, ASM357664v1 DNA segment AAAGGAAGCATGTAGACTATTGATGGATAGATCTAGGTAAGTGCCGTGGCCAATACGCGGCGATAGTCGGTAATGCCATTTCTTGTACCTGGTCTAGACCAATtgttcgatttttttttaatacaactgaacctattacattgtagtatctgctTATTTCTCGatctattaaagcacaaagagtcaattcgtCCCATTTCTCGatctattaaagcacaaagagtcaattcgtCCCACTGAAACTCGATCTCACGACCTCCTATATAAGAaaatcactacatgtcatttgagcacaaatCATTTTATATACCATTCAATAGGGGTTTGATGGATCTGATGAATGCAGTTCAAATCTCAGTTCCGATCCATGGGGAGTTAATCACGGTGTCACATGTATGGTCGGTAGATTCATTGATCACAACTTTACAAGCCAAAAGTCAAGACCACGCAACGAAAAAACTGCAGTATAGAGGTTTCAGTCAAATTGATCATTGATAATTAAAATCAAAGTATACTCAAAATACCGGCCCAAGTATTATTGTGTAAAGCCAATGTCTTTTAGACTTCAGGATTAAGAGGATCATTACAAACTACAAAGACAGGAAGCAATTACAGTTGAACTATGCTCGACAAAGTCAAGAAAAGCCCGTTTCAACCTCAATAAAAACTATGAATTCAATTTGATCGGTTCTCTACCCGACGACACAAAATTCATGACATTaggacatattttttttaaaaaaaaatctggtGTCTAACATCAGGAGAATGTATGATCCACAACTATGGATTTCAGATCTACATCAGTTGATAATCATCTTGTTCAGGAACTCGGCTTGTTCGGGGAAATACTCTAACAGTTCATCCTTTGTAACCCAAGCAAAATCATCACATTTATGAATATCAAACTTGTTGGCTGCGATCACTTGGGATTTAAAGAAGAAGCGCTGACAAAGTGAATGAGAAATAAGAAAACATAGGATAGAAATAGAAAACAGAGTGCCATATTGGATATCCCAAGGCAGTAATAGACTGCAAACCATCAAAAACTCACATACCTTTAAAGATGGAGTCTCCTTGTGATTCTCGTTAAGTTGTGTAACCATATGGCCCATTGGAGCATTCCCAACAAAATAAGTGTGAGAGAGGTCTCCTATCACAGATTTTAATGCAGACTCCGCACACTGCAAATAGATCATAGCATATATACTAATTTTTCCATCGTAATAACAATCGTAAAAAGTCACTCATCTTCATGTGTTAATGGAGGATGATACAGTTAACAGCACTTACCCTGCGCAGAGTCTCTTCTGATTCATATGCTTTTTCTGGGAAATGCCAGGCAGGCTTCCCACTAGAAAGTGTGGTGCCATGAAGGAGAAGATAGAGCCTTTTGTCAAGTGCTCTCTGTAATGACCTTAAATATGCAGGCAAAATTCCATAGTTAATGTGAAGGCAGTCCAAGTTTCGAAAGGCATACACATACTACAGAAATAAGAGTAATACTCCACGATATAATATACATGTAGCACATACTTGACTAATTGCCATAGGCTTTTCACGCATTCGGCTATTCTAAACATGGTGAggataaacaaaataaaaggaaCAAATTGATCAATAGAAACATTGCTCCAGATAAATTCATGAAAGACTTTTgttttatattgattttaacTGTTTTACACCTCTTTCAAGTTCCCCTCCTCCATGAACAAAGTATCTTCTGTGACTTTGGTATACAGTTACCAATATTTAGGTATATATTCAAGCTAAGCAAATGGAATACTACTCAGGCTCAGCTCACCATGAGCTAAATCAAGAGATTCAAGCTTGAGTTCAAGCCTGGGACTCAGGcctaaaaatgtttttttataatGCCAAATACTATGATAATCTAGTATTCTAGTCAACCAAGTTATTTGCCAGTTAAAGCTCTGCTCATGCTCAGAATACCCTAAGTCAATTTGATTAGAAGATTCGcatcatttccattttccacaACTACCTCACACAAAAATTTGGAAGGTATAGTCACTACATCCTCcatagtaattttttaaaagaaaccaGTGCACAAGGCCATCTGTTGATTCAATCCCCTTCAGCACTGATTATAGAAAATATCAAAATGTTAACGAGAAGTTTCTCCAATGTTAATTTCTCTTTTGTGAAACGTGCAGCGATAGGGTTGCTCACGAGTTAGCAAGAGTACCATGTTCTTTGTCTGAATGTAAAGTTTGGTTTTGTTTTCCTCCTACTGTCATTGTTGATAGTTTGAGGATGGACTTGAATGATTAATGATATGTTCTATTTTACCAGTGCACCTCCTTCAAAGTAATCCAGCAAATTCTTCACTTATTTTTCATACAGAGAATTAATAATCAATGGAAAGCAATGCTTTTTTTTATACAAGTACTTGGAAAAACATTACTCCAATTTCTTTTTcacaaagaaaaacataaaagaaataGCTTGTGGTTGAAATTTCTGTTCAACTCAACACTAAAATGAAAAGTAATAAATGCATTTAGTTACTTACTTTCTGTCATTAGTTTTGTCGGCCTCAGTGATCCGAGGAGCTGGTGTATAATCAATTTGGTATTCACCTTTACCCCTGGAAAAAACAGATATATATGAACGCAATTGCTGGTATCATTGATGGTTAAAAGGCTCAAATATACTCCACTGAATACTTAAGGGCACATTCAAAAAGTTGGGAGCATCATGGCATcacaaaaaatatgaaaagaggATAGAAAGACAATATTGAGCCTAAAATAATAAGACAAAAGCAAGATCATACAATTCCATTCATTTCAAACTTCATCAATGCTGTCAAAAAAATGGGAATGTTAAGCCTTgaaaaacagataaataaacatCCAATAATACGACCAAAACAAGATCATACAATTCCATTCATTTCAGACTTCTTCAATGCAGTCTTAGAGAACTAGGcattaaatatcaaatataaGCTGCAAATGTGCTGGAGAACAATTACATTCATAAAAAGTAAAGCATTACCTGGAATCAGcttttttcaagaaattttctGGATACTCCCGTCTATATTGTTGCCGCCATCGAAACCTAAAAATGCACTACCATTAACTAACAACACAACGTCTTGCAAATCAACAATAGCATCCTCATTAAAgcattcttcattttttttttcattttctatgaATGAAAGCTTAAAACACACAAAAAGAGTCGACTGGAGCTCATTCA contains these protein-coding regions:
- the LOC116015400 gene encoding 39S ribosomal protein L46, mitochondrial, yielding MRRCLGLALLAKRGFSTSSSGDKIVASVLFERLPVVVPKIDPVVYAFQEFSFRWRQQYRREYPENFLKKADSRGKGEYQIDYTPAPRITEADKTNDRKSLQRALDKRLYLLLHGTTLSSGKPAWHFPEKAYESEETLRRCAESALKSVIGDLSHTYFVGNAPMGHMVTQLNENHKETPSLKRFFFKSQVIAANKFDIHKCDDFAWVTKDELLEYFPEQAEFLNKMIIN